DNA sequence from the Antedon mediterranea chromosome 7, ecAntMedi1.1, whole genome shotgun sequence genome:
ATGGCTATATATGCCAGTATTTCGACAAAGTTGCAAAATGGGAGTATTACTTACATTTAATGGCGAGTTATAAGCAGTTCCGCCAGAGTCTGTCGAGAGCCTAGAAGAAGGCTCACCAGTCACCCTCATGTTTCTCTCATCctgtaaaaacaagttaaattatttagataaaattattaaattgagatggccaataaattttaattctaaagagagtgtcaacatttttatactgcatttactgcagtaactatattttttaacactTAACACATgcattattgcagtaaaaaaaaagagttactgcagtagaaaaaTTTTGCCATGACCCCTTATACATCTTACCATTTGTTTGTTTAGATGCATCTCATTCCCACAATAGACCATGTCTACATTATTCATTCCATAGTTTTGCATTTGTTTTGGCATTGTCATCTTGTTAGCTGAAATCAATCTCTGCTCATTTGCAATAACCATGTTCTGTCGGTTCATAACTAAACTTGGGTCAAAGTTATGACCCTTGACACCTTGACCCGATAATGCCATCAGCTCCAGCATTTCCTGCTGTATTCTGGCTTGATCCATTTCTGATGTTCTCATTCCGGGATTGGTTGAATATTGACTTCCGTCCTCTTCCATGCCTTGAAAGGCCACATTTCCAAAACCCTGATTTCCTGGATTTAACATTCCataattttgttgatttacCATTCTTAGATTGTTCATGCTGACCATTCCTGAATTTTGGGAATTCATCAAGATTTGATTCCTAGTGTTGCTAATTCCCTGGTTTCCCGGAACTCCATGTTGATTTTGAGTAAATTGTATTCCTTGAGTTCTGGAATTCATTCCAAGTTGATTTTGTGGGACTGACATAATTCCCTGAGTTCTGGCATTCATTCCTACTTGATTTTGCGGGACCGATGTAATTCCTTGAATCCTGGCATTCATTCCAAGTTGATTTTGTGGGACTGACATGATTCCTTGAGTCCTGGCATTCATTCCGAGTTGATTTTGCGGGACTGACATGATTTCTTGAGTCCTGGCATTCATTCCAAGTTGATTTTGCTGGACTGACATAATTCCTTGAGTCCTGGCATTCATTCCGAGTGGATTTTGCGGGACTGATGTAATCCCTTGAGTTCTGGCATTCACTCCTACTTGATTTTGCGGGACTGTTGTTCCTTGAGCCCTGCCATTCACTCCTACTTGATTTTGCGGGACTGTTGTTCCTTGAGCCCTGCCATTCATTCCTAGTTGATTTCCAGAGTTCAGATTCCCTTGACTCCAATAATCCAATATATTAGGATTATTCTGAGTAGTGGGAACTCCTTGATTTTTGGCATATACTAATTCATGATTACTTCCAGCATTTGGAATTCCATGCCCtctcaaattatttattacttgAGAATTTGGTTGTCCTTGATTTACAAAAGTTTTAATTCTTTGATTATTTCCCGGAATCTCTTGACTGTTGATTCCTTGATTTCTAGCACATGGAATTGTATGGTTCTGGATAGGTCTCATTCCCTGTTGATTGTCACCAATCCCAGTTTGTGTTATTCTTTGGTTTTGTAAATTCCCAAATCCAGAATTACTTATTCCTTGATTTCCATTCATCATTTTATATTCAGAGGCTAAACTCTGCATTTGATTCTGTGCAATTCCTGTTGCTTTTGTATTGACAAAGTGATTGTTTGTTGGCTGGTTTAACTCATGCATTCCGTAAGGATTTCTCGCCTTCATTAATCTTTGGTTATCATCACTTATCATGCCAGCTCCATTCACCATTGTACTCTGGTTTTCAACAACCGGCATTGAACTGCTGCTCAAATTTTGAGAAGTATTAAAAGCTACTTCACTGAAATTCGGCTGTAAGGAAACCTCAGTATTTTCAATGGGTATCATTCCATGATTTCCAGGTGTTTCAAAGTTGGAAACGACCGGAGAAATATATTGATTGAGTGCTGATTGCATCGGTTTTCCTTGAGCCATCAACTGGTTAGTTTGAATTTCTTGGAACGACATTGAATTTCCTAGACATTGAGCGGAATTCGTCTGACTAGGGCCATTTGGCAAATATTCTAATGTATGAGTTCGTTCTCGTTTTAAGTTATCTGTAGGGGGTTTCTGTGGGTTAGTTTGTTGTCGAGTGGTATGTACCGGATTTGTAAGCATGTCATGCAGCTTGGATCCACTTGCCGAAAAAGTGTTCTGATGTCTATTTCCTTCTGGAAATAGATTTCTGCTTGATTTCTGTAAAGCATTTCCACATATTTGTTGAAAATTTGTTTGATTCGGTAAACTATTACTCGCGAAGGACATACTATTTTGTTGGTTCATAGCTCCGCTATTAACTCCCTGAAACATGATCCTCTCTTTTGAATCAAGAACTTCGGTCGCGTTCTGCTGCATACACGAAACAGACGCAGTATTCTTAGGCACATTTGGAAATTGGCAAATCTGGCTTGGCTGTTCAGGTAACAACTCATGCGTATCAGTAATGTCTGTTAGTCTGTCAAGAGGCTTAATTGTATCATCAAACGATGGGATATCAGAATCATAAATGGGCACACCAGAAGAAAGCTGATCGGTCAACATTTGTTCGCTGTGATCCGTGATCATAGATGCTACCTGCATTACATCAGCATCGGAGAAGCCAGCACCAATATCGGGGATCTTCaatttctgtatctctttagtACATCTTgttacctaaaaaaaaaaagaagattttTCAGTTTAATGTTTCATACATTATGTGCAGGGAAAGTAGTTGATTTTCCCAAATTAATTTATAGCATTTTATGtaaatctttaatttaaaacataaatagctttattttattttcgtaCTATTTTCCAGCTCCAGGGCATCATTTATATGGAGCGCCTGCGCGACCACGCTCCTCAACAGGcttcgaggagagcaatttatcgcgctccttaattttcaaaatagagcctagcttttgacagtgttgatttttctgtcaagaggcctaaaaacacgtggatttttaaaagttaaaaatgtgaaaaacgcTTACAATGACAGGCCTAGAAGACAATCGATCATCATAAATTATAAAAGCTCGAGAAGGCGGCGGAGTCATACTCGACGACGACAAAGCAAAGTAAACAACagtctagctagctagctatcTAGTCTACTAATAAAACACGAGGCCGACCGGACGTACAACTTTTGTATACACGTGACGTGTGTAATCTCCCGATATGATGGAAAAGCTACAAGCAGTCCCTCGTTTTTAAGGATCGCAAGCGCGATCAACAACCTTCAGGGAGAGCAATTAATCACGCTCCATCTCACAGTGCGAGGTTAGGTACCAAACAAGAGGATTCCCCTGCCTGCATTCAAGGACGAGTTTACTTCATCGCCTCATAGTGCATCCAGTACGGTGTCACATAGAAATACTTCCTTTACAGCAACCAATAATTGTTCCTTTTATGCTTACTGCatgtttttatggaacgagtttataaaatatatttaattttgaaaggaaacattaataggaggcctaaatataatgtttattatttaaaaacttagttgctttaattatgtcattgATGGATTATTTCTTCAAAAGTTCCAAccaattttggtcactcaaatcctcCTCAAAACACGTGCTGACGTGTGACGTCATCATCTTCTAGAAGGAAGGTAGCTCTCCCCAAATTGTGCGTGcatgtgtgacacatgtaaacacgattaaatatctttcttaattattttaaaatgatactttgtaacttattatcaatattttaatggctattgcatgttagaattgtataatttatgaaatacAGGTAGTAGgccaacaagctaggctagaaaagctaggcctagtaggctaaaGACATGTTGGTCAGGATTCTCCAGGCAGGCTCCTGAAACCCAATCTAGGCCTACTCAGGGattgatttttttcaatgacgatccccacggaaaatattgtgtgtGAATGTGGGTGTGGGAGGGGAGTGGGGGAGGGAGGAATTTTGGGGAGAGTAAGTTAATTATCAAAAgtaataaatgatataattgGGAGGGGTGGGGATAAATTCCCTtgggcaaaaaaaaaatgtacacaaaattaataagggccagccatttttaataagggcGACCATCCTTCAACTTCAACTGGCCCTGCTGGCCACTATGGTTTAAAGGTTAATTTTCAGCcctgtatttattaataaaagatttatagattataatataatagattaTAGCGGCAGTGTGcgctaataatttttttttggtagcAAAACCAATAGAATTTAACTTTTGTGGTCAAATTCaaacattgtaatttttttacatatttacataggagagcgatttaaaatgtttgcaaggagagcgaattgctctcctcggtgatttgaggagagcgatttgttgCTCTCCTGGGTTTTGCATATGTGATGCCCTGCAGCTCTATGTGATTTTGCTTAACAACCAATCACCTGTTGGTTAT
Encoded proteins:
- the LOC140055708 gene encoding uncharacterized protein, with amino-acid sequence MQSAQSNMSMYAGRKRRRPVKRLTPTTGEVKTNPSKRHRDRLNTELDTLSSLLPLDEETVSKLDKLSILRLCVSYLRNKSYFKAIPNKSMLPSLADISRQSIETAPASLPVAGQTQPNQFDIECKQNDKEKDWIDLVSNEEGQMLIQALNGFVIVIQQNGQIFYVSSTIQDYLGFQDADVMHQCVFELIHKDDRLNFRQQMSADPIIPMSESSDCMAQDLQAASLMHYNDSVNRNFECRFRCLLDESSGFLKLKFSGKLRPLHGQRVRGKDGIPIDKDPPELALFALACPVEQYSIVEIHIRNTIFRTKHDLSFKPLATDKMGIEVLGYSELELIQLPGYHYIHYEDLIYLSDLHNNLLRKGDIDYCYFRLYRKVGKWMWVQVKPRLMYKNDQPDYIVSTHRPMSDEEGEKYHKQRRNPFQFPFKTKSSLYDMNNPYPPMPKEIINYINSGFKPQIGKEGGPPINFGAMGPPPNGGMPPGRGPPNGSMPPGRGPPNASMPTGSGPPPCMRPQNSTPKAIAVVTPRNMQPPNGFGSRPPMRTVVQTSLPGGTSNRVDTVQSFVGPDGVQNTILQTQVTRCTKEIQKLKIPDIGAGFSDADVMQVASMITDHSEQMLTDQLSSGVPIYDSDIPSFDDTIKPLDRLTDITDTHELLPEQPSQICQFPNVPKNTASVSCMQQNATEVLDSKERIMFQGVNSGAMNQQNSMSFASNSLPNQTNFQQICGNALQKSSRNLFPEGNRHQNTFSASGSKLHDMLTNPVHTTRQQTNPQKPPTDNLKRERTHTLEYLPNGPSQTNSAQCLGNSMSFQEIQTNQLMAQGKPMQSALNQYISPVVSNFETPGNHGMIPIENTEVSLQPNFSEVAFNTSQNLSSSSMPVVENQSTMVNGAGMISDDNQRLMKARNPYGMHELNQPTNNHFVNTKATGIAQNQMQSLASEYKMMNGNQGISNSGFGNLQNQRITQTGIGDNQQGMRPIQNHTIPCARNQGINSQEIPGNNQRIKTFVNQGQPNSQVINNLRGHGIPNAGSNHELVYAKNQGVPTTQNNPNILDYWSQGNLNSGNQLGMNGRAQGTTVPQNQVGVNGRAQGTTVPQNQVGVNARTQGITSVPQNPLGMNARTQGIMSVQQNQLGMNARTQEIMSVPQNQLGMNARTQGIMSVPQNQLGMNARIQGITSVPQNQVGMNARTQGIMSVPQNQLGMNSRTQGIQFTQNQHGVPGNQGISNTRNQILMNSQNSGMVSMNNLRMVNQQNYGMLNPGNQGFGNVAFQGMEEDGSQYSTNPGMRTSEMDQARIQQEMLELMALSGQGVKGHNFDPSLVMNRQNMVIANEQRLISANKMTMPKQMQNYGMNNVDMVYCGNEMHLNKQMDERNMRVTGEPSSRLSTDSGGTAYNSPLNIFDNYSSPEHQQLTPNSVFSSPPGGGDSPNTGLSQNTLPGDNCHRFY